In Xiphophorus couchianus chromosome 24, X_couchianus-1.0, whole genome shotgun sequence, a single genomic region encodes these proteins:
- the uckl1a gene encoding uridine-cytidine kinase-like 1a isoform X2 encodes MSSGSDMSLLDCTGARISGCWSLRSDRSGSGEDSLDRLLPHTGAPRRKSATSLSKTEPPLLRTGTRTIYTAGRPPWYDEHGAQSKEAFVIGLCGGSASGKTTVANKIIEALDVPWVVLLSMDSFYKVLSPEEQLLAAQNDYNFDHPGAFDFELLVATLRKLKQGKSVKIPVYDFTTHGRQKDWKNVYGASVIIFEGIMSFVDKELLQLLDMKIFVDTDSDIRLVRRLRRDITERGRDIEGVIKQYNKFVKPAFEQYIEPTMRLADIVVPRGGGNMVAIDLIVQHVHSQLEERELSVRALLASVQQTQPLPQTLSVLENSPQVRGLHTIIRNRETSRDEFIFYSKRLMRLLIEHALTFLPSQPCAVQTPQGPDYDGRSYKGKGITGVSILRAGETMEPALRAVCKDVRIGKILIQTNMDSGEPELHYLRLPKDISEDHVILMDSTVSTGAAAMMAVRVLLDHEVQEEKIMLVSLLMAELGVHSVAYAFPKVKIITTAVDKDLDGSFHVIPGIGDFGDRYFGTDGSVGWSDEENQESV; translated from the exons ATGTCGAGCGGATCGGATATGTCTCTGCTTGACTGCACCGGAGCCCGAATCTCCGGGTGCTGGTCACTGAGAAGCGACCGCAG TGGGAGCGGAGAGGACTCGCTGGACCGGCTCCTGCCTCACACCGGGGCCCCCCGCAGGAAGAGCGCCACCTCTCTGAGTAAAACAGAACCACCTCTGCTCCGCACCGGCACACGTACCATCTACACCGCCGGCCGCCCTCCCTGGTACGACGAGCACGGCGCTCAGTCCAAAGAGGCTTTTGTCATCG GGCTGTGTGGGGGCAGTGCCTCAGGGAAGACCACTGTGGCCAACAAGATCATCGAGGCGCTCGATGTGCCGTGGGTTGTGCTTCTGTCTATGGATTCTTTCTATAAG GTTTTATCCCCAGAGGAGCAGCTCCTGGCAGCGCAGAACGACTACAACTTTGACCATCCGGGGGCGTTCGACTTTGAGCTGCTGGTGGCCACACTGCGAAAGCTGAAGCAGGGAAAGAGCGTCAAGATCCCAGTGTATGACTTCACCACGCATGGGAGGCAGAAAGACTGG aaaaatgtgtACGGCGCGAGTGTTATCATATTCGAGGGAATAATGTCTTTTGTAGACAAAGAGCTTCTTCAG ctgctggataTGAAAATCTTTGTGGACACAGACTCAGACATCCGACTCGTCCGCCGGCTCCGCAGGGACATCACAGAGCGCGGCCGGGACATTGAAGGCGTCATCAAGCAGTACAACAAGTTTGTGAAGCCTGCCTTTGAGCAGTACATTGAACCCACCATGAGGCTGGCCGACATCGTTGTGCCTCGAG GTGGTGGGAACATGGTGGCCATCGATCTGATAGTTCAGCACGTCCACAGCCAGCTGGAGGAG CGTGAGCTCAGTGTCAG agcTCTGCTCGCCTCGGTCCAGCAGACGCAGCCGCTGCCTCAGACGCTCAGCGTGCTGGAGAACTCGCCGCAGGTCCGCGGCCTGCACACCATCATCAG GAACAGAGAGACGAGCCGAGATGAGTTCATCTTCTACTCAAAGAGATTAATGCGTCTTCTCATCGAACATGCTCTGACTTTTCTACCCTCTCAG CCTTGTGCAGTTCAGACTCCGCAAGGCCCGGACTACGACGGGCGCAGTTACAAGGGGAAAGGA ATCACCGGCGTCTCCATCCTGAGGGCAGGAGAGACCATGGAACCCGCCCTGAGGGCCGTGTGCAAGGACGTCCGCATTGGGAAGATCCTGATCCAGACCAACATGGACTCCGGCGAGCCAGAG CTGCACTACCTGCGCTTGCCCAAAGACATCAGCGAGGATCACGTCATCCTGATGGACAGTACCGTCTCCACCGGCGCCGCGGCCATGATGGCGGTCCGGGTTCTGCTG GATCATGAGGTTCAGGAAGAAAAGATCATGCTGGTGTCGCTGCTGATGGCTGAACTGGGAGTGCACTCTGTGGCCTACGCCTTCCCAAAGGTCAAGATCATCACCACCGCTGTGGACAAGGACCTGGACGGATCCTTCCACGTTATTCCTGGTATCG GAGACTTTGGGGACCGGTACTTTGGGACGGACGGGTCGGTTGGTTGGAGCGATGAAGAGAACCAGGAGTCAGTGTGA
- the uckl1a gene encoding uridine-cytidine kinase-like 1a isoform X1, with product MMMVLIDYITHNPPACLRRTPFKAAVDAGFRRMQRRKIMTSRSDSGSGEDSLDRLLPHTGAPRRKSATSLSKTEPPLLRTGTRTIYTAGRPPWYDEHGAQSKEAFVIGLCGGSASGKTTVANKIIEALDVPWVVLLSMDSFYKVLSPEEQLLAAQNDYNFDHPGAFDFELLVATLRKLKQGKSVKIPVYDFTTHGRQKDWKNVYGASVIIFEGIMSFVDKELLQLLDMKIFVDTDSDIRLVRRLRRDITERGRDIEGVIKQYNKFVKPAFEQYIEPTMRLADIVVPRGGGNMVAIDLIVQHVHSQLEERELSVRALLASVQQTQPLPQTLSVLENSPQVRGLHTIIRNRETSRDEFIFYSKRLMRLLIEHALTFLPSQPCAVQTPQGPDYDGRSYKGKGITGVSILRAGETMEPALRAVCKDVRIGKILIQTNMDSGEPELHYLRLPKDISEDHVILMDSTVSTGAAAMMAVRVLLDHEVQEEKIMLVSLLMAELGVHSVAYAFPKVKIITTAVDKDLDGSFHVIPGIGDFGDRYFGTDGSVGWSDEENQESV from the exons GCGGATGCAGAGACGGAAAATAATGACTTCCCGCTCGGACAG TGGGAGCGGAGAGGACTCGCTGGACCGGCTCCTGCCTCACACCGGGGCCCCCCGCAGGAAGAGCGCCACCTCTCTGAGTAAAACAGAACCACCTCTGCTCCGCACCGGCACACGTACCATCTACACCGCCGGCCGCCCTCCCTGGTACGACGAGCACGGCGCTCAGTCCAAAGAGGCTTTTGTCATCG GGCTGTGTGGGGGCAGTGCCTCAGGGAAGACCACTGTGGCCAACAAGATCATCGAGGCGCTCGATGTGCCGTGGGTTGTGCTTCTGTCTATGGATTCTTTCTATAAG GTTTTATCCCCAGAGGAGCAGCTCCTGGCAGCGCAGAACGACTACAACTTTGACCATCCGGGGGCGTTCGACTTTGAGCTGCTGGTGGCCACACTGCGAAAGCTGAAGCAGGGAAAGAGCGTCAAGATCCCAGTGTATGACTTCACCACGCATGGGAGGCAGAAAGACTGG aaaaatgtgtACGGCGCGAGTGTTATCATATTCGAGGGAATAATGTCTTTTGTAGACAAAGAGCTTCTTCAG ctgctggataTGAAAATCTTTGTGGACACAGACTCAGACATCCGACTCGTCCGCCGGCTCCGCAGGGACATCACAGAGCGCGGCCGGGACATTGAAGGCGTCATCAAGCAGTACAACAAGTTTGTGAAGCCTGCCTTTGAGCAGTACATTGAACCCACCATGAGGCTGGCCGACATCGTTGTGCCTCGAG GTGGTGGGAACATGGTGGCCATCGATCTGATAGTTCAGCACGTCCACAGCCAGCTGGAGGAG CGTGAGCTCAGTGTCAG agcTCTGCTCGCCTCGGTCCAGCAGACGCAGCCGCTGCCTCAGACGCTCAGCGTGCTGGAGAACTCGCCGCAGGTCCGCGGCCTGCACACCATCATCAG GAACAGAGAGACGAGCCGAGATGAGTTCATCTTCTACTCAAAGAGATTAATGCGTCTTCTCATCGAACATGCTCTGACTTTTCTACCCTCTCAG CCTTGTGCAGTTCAGACTCCGCAAGGCCCGGACTACGACGGGCGCAGTTACAAGGGGAAAGGA ATCACCGGCGTCTCCATCCTGAGGGCAGGAGAGACCATGGAACCCGCCCTGAGGGCCGTGTGCAAGGACGTCCGCATTGGGAAGATCCTGATCCAGACCAACATGGACTCCGGCGAGCCAGAG CTGCACTACCTGCGCTTGCCCAAAGACATCAGCGAGGATCACGTCATCCTGATGGACAGTACCGTCTCCACCGGCGCCGCGGCCATGATGGCGGTCCGGGTTCTGCTG GATCATGAGGTTCAGGAAGAAAAGATCATGCTGGTGTCGCTGCTGATGGCTGAACTGGGAGTGCACTCTGTGGCCTACGCCTTCCCAAAGGTCAAGATCATCACCACCGCTGTGGACAAGGACCTGGACGGATCCTTCCACGTTATTCCTGGTATCG GAGACTTTGGGGACCGGTACTTTGGGACGGACGGGTCGGTTGGTTGGAGCGATGAAGAGAACCAGGAGTCAGTGTGA
- the uckl1a gene encoding uridine-cytidine kinase-like 1a isoform X3 — protein sequence MMMVLIDYITHNPPACLRRTPFKAAVDAGFRRMQRRKIMTSRSDSGSGEDSLDRLLPHTGAPRRKSATSLSKTEPPLLRTGTRTIYTAGRPPWYDEHGAQSKEAFVIGLCGGSASGKTTVANKIIEALDVPWVVLLSMDSFYKVLSPEEQLLAAQNDYNFDHPGAFDFELLVATLRKLKQGKSVKIPVYDFTTHGRQKDWKNVYGASVIIFEGIMSFVDKELLQLLDMKIFVDTDSDIRLVRRLRRDITERGRDIEGVIKQYNKFVKPAFEQYIEPTMRLADIVVPRGGGNMVAIDLIVQHVHSQLEERELSVRALLASVQQTQPLPQTLSVLENSPQVRGLHTIIRNRETSRDEFIFYSKRLMRLLIEHALTFLPSQPCAVQTPQGPDYDGRSYKGKGITGVSILRAGETMEPALRAVCKDVRIGKILIQTNMDSGEPEDHEVQEEKIMLVSLLMAELGVHSVAYAFPKVKIITTAVDKDLDGSFHVIPGIGDFGDRYFGTDGSVGWSDEENQESV from the exons GCGGATGCAGAGACGGAAAATAATGACTTCCCGCTCGGACAG TGGGAGCGGAGAGGACTCGCTGGACCGGCTCCTGCCTCACACCGGGGCCCCCCGCAGGAAGAGCGCCACCTCTCTGAGTAAAACAGAACCACCTCTGCTCCGCACCGGCACACGTACCATCTACACCGCCGGCCGCCCTCCCTGGTACGACGAGCACGGCGCTCAGTCCAAAGAGGCTTTTGTCATCG GGCTGTGTGGGGGCAGTGCCTCAGGGAAGACCACTGTGGCCAACAAGATCATCGAGGCGCTCGATGTGCCGTGGGTTGTGCTTCTGTCTATGGATTCTTTCTATAAG GTTTTATCCCCAGAGGAGCAGCTCCTGGCAGCGCAGAACGACTACAACTTTGACCATCCGGGGGCGTTCGACTTTGAGCTGCTGGTGGCCACACTGCGAAAGCTGAAGCAGGGAAAGAGCGTCAAGATCCCAGTGTATGACTTCACCACGCATGGGAGGCAGAAAGACTGG aaaaatgtgtACGGCGCGAGTGTTATCATATTCGAGGGAATAATGTCTTTTGTAGACAAAGAGCTTCTTCAG ctgctggataTGAAAATCTTTGTGGACACAGACTCAGACATCCGACTCGTCCGCCGGCTCCGCAGGGACATCACAGAGCGCGGCCGGGACATTGAAGGCGTCATCAAGCAGTACAACAAGTTTGTGAAGCCTGCCTTTGAGCAGTACATTGAACCCACCATGAGGCTGGCCGACATCGTTGTGCCTCGAG GTGGTGGGAACATGGTGGCCATCGATCTGATAGTTCAGCACGTCCACAGCCAGCTGGAGGAG CGTGAGCTCAGTGTCAG agcTCTGCTCGCCTCGGTCCAGCAGACGCAGCCGCTGCCTCAGACGCTCAGCGTGCTGGAGAACTCGCCGCAGGTCCGCGGCCTGCACACCATCATCAG GAACAGAGAGACGAGCCGAGATGAGTTCATCTTCTACTCAAAGAGATTAATGCGTCTTCTCATCGAACATGCTCTGACTTTTCTACCCTCTCAG CCTTGTGCAGTTCAGACTCCGCAAGGCCCGGACTACGACGGGCGCAGTTACAAGGGGAAAGGA ATCACCGGCGTCTCCATCCTGAGGGCAGGAGAGACCATGGAACCCGCCCTGAGGGCCGTGTGCAAGGACGTCCGCATTGGGAAGATCCTGATCCAGACCAACATGGACTCCGGCGAGCCAGAG GATCATGAGGTTCAGGAAGAAAAGATCATGCTGGTGTCGCTGCTGATGGCTGAACTGGGAGTGCACTCTGTGGCCTACGCCTTCCCAAAGGTCAAGATCATCACCACCGCTGTGGACAAGGACCTGGACGGATCCTTCCACGTTATTCCTGGTATCG GAGACTTTGGGGACCGGTACTTTGGGACGGACGGGTCGGTTGGTTGGAGCGATGAAGAGAACCAGGAGTCAGTGTGA